The proteins below come from a single Carassius carassius chromosome 11, fCarCar2.1, whole genome shotgun sequence genomic window:
- the LOC132152610 gene encoding kinesin heavy chain-like, translating into MTDAVAECNIKVLCRFRPLNQAEILRGDRFLPTFQGDDTVIIGGKPYAFDHVFPTNTTQEQVYNTCAKQIVKDVLGGYNGTIFAYGQTSSGKTHTMEGKLHDPQQMGIIPRIAEDIFNHIFAMDENLEFHIKVSYFEIYMEKIRDLLDVTKTNLSVHEDKNRVPYVKGCTERFVSSPEEVMDVIDEGKSNRHVAVTNMNEHSSRSHSIFLINIKQEHVETEQKLCGKLYLVDLAGSEKVSKTGAAGAVLDEAKNINKSLSSLGNVISALAEGTKTHVPYRDSKMTRILQDSLGGNCRTTMFICCSPSSYNDAETKSTLMFGQRAKTIKNTASINLELTAEQWKRKYEKEKEKNKSMRDTIQMLELELRRWRNGENVPETEQADADVVKLEGSDEASLDNERSSERQRERERDSDSSSIVVRISEEERQKYEEEIRKLYRQLDDKDDEINLQCQLVEKLKEQILDQDELLASSHGDSDKVQTELGRLQTESESAKAEVREVLQALEELAVNYDQKSQEVEEKNLHNKQLAEQLSLKMASLMELEAELTQMHEVSSQQRKRIADVLNGLMKDLSEFSAIVGNGEIKLPVEISGAIEEEFTVARLYISKIKSEVKSMVKRCRQLENMQLECHRKMEETSRELSSCQLLISQHEAKIRSLTEYMQNVEHRKRQLEDSYDALSEEFFMLQNSESHMAEVDGGEKADRETDGKKAARPALHAESRQTQLSRLRDEINEKQRLIDELTDKNQALELELAHVRSSLSHLKRQDDTKSACLEQLSFQQERNEQSKQDLKRLEDTVARELQTLHNLRKLFVQDLTTRVKKSTETGPDDSGGSNTQKQKISFLENNLDQLTKVHKQLVRDNADLRCELPKLEKRLRSTAERVRALETALKDAKQGAMNDRRRYQQEVERIRDAMRLRGPPRRSNAALIAKPVRAGHHVSASSPSSFCYTSTRATKPATSYSNALFQQEEQAALQKTNTVGYSTVRSTDVLSSCPLDVENGNSTDINDNRSDVHCGSMVDDASQIYIMQQQTAAS; encoded by the exons ATGACGGACGCAGTCGCCGAGTGTAACATCAAAGTGCTCTGCCGCTTCCGGCCTCTCAACCAGGCCGAGATCCTGCGCGGGGACAGGTTCCTGCCCACCTTCCAGGGGGACGACACCGTCATCATCGGG GGAAAGCCGTATGCGTTCGACCACGTGTTTCCCACCAACACCACCCAAGAGCAGGTGTACAACACCTGCGCCAAGCAGATCGTCAAAG ATGTGCTGGGAGGATACAACGGCACCATCTTTGCCTATGGACAGACCTCTTCTGGAAAGACCCACACCATGGAG GGCAAGCTCCACGACCCGCAGCAGATGGGCATCATTCCCCGCATCGCAGAGGACATCTTCAACCACATCTTCGCCATGGATGAGAACCTGGAGTTCCACATCAAG GTGTCCTACTTTGAGATCTACATGGAGAAAATCCGGGATCTTCTGGACG TCACAAAGACCAACCTGTCTGTGCACGAGGACAAGAACCGGGTCCCTTACGTGAAG GGCTGCACCGAGCGCTTCGTGTCCAGTCCTGAAGAGGTCATGGACGTCATCGACGAGGGAAAGTCCAACCGGCACGTCGCGGTCACCA ATATGAATGAGCACAGCTCTCGCAGTCACAGCATCTTCCTGATCAACATCAAGCAGGAGCACGTGGAGACCGAGCAGAAACTCTGTGGAAAACTCTACCTGGTGGATCTGGCCGGCAGTGAGAAG GTCAGTAAGACCGGTGCGGCTGGAGCCGTTCTGGATGAAGCTAAAAACATCAATAAGTCTCTGTCTTCTCTGGGCAACGTCATCTCTGCTCTCGCTGAAGGAACT AAGACTCACGTGCCGTACCGAGACAGTAAGATGACCAGGATCCTGCAGGACTCTCTTGGAGGAAACTGCCGGACCACCATGTTCATCTGCTGCTCTCCGTCCAGCTACAACGACGCTGAGACCAAATCCACCCTCATGTTTGGACAGCG TGCTAAGACCATCAAGAACACAGCCTCCATTAACCTGGAGCTGACAGCAGAGCAGTGGAAGAGGAAGTAcgagaaagagaaggagaagaACAAGAGCATGAGGGACACCATCCAgatgctggagctggagctgcgGCGCTGGCGCAACG GAGAGAATGTTCCAGAGACGGAGCAGGCAGACGCTGATGTGGTGAAGCTGGAGGGCAGTGACGAAGCATCTCTAGATAATGAGAGATCATCCGAGCgccagcgggagagagagagagactctgacTCCTCCTCTATTGTGGTGCGGATCTCAGAGGAAGAGCGGCAGAAATATGAGGAGGAGATCCGCAAACTCTATCGACAGCTGGACGATAAG gaTGATGAAATCAATCTTCAGTGTCAGCTGGTGGAGAAGCTGAAGGAGCAGATACTGGATCAGgatgag TTGCTGGCGTCCTCGCATGGAGACAGTGATAAGGTGCAGACGGAGCTGGGCCGCCTGCAGACGGAGAGCGAGAGCGCCAAAGCTGAAGTACGGGAGGTCCTGCAGGCGCTGGAGGAGCTGGCGGTCAACTACGACCAGAAGAGTCAGGAGGTGGAGGAGAAGAACCTGCACAACAAACAGCTGGCCGAGCAGCTCAGCCTCAAGATG GCCAGTCTGATGGAGCTGGAGGCGGAGCTAACTCAGATGCATGAAGTGAGCTCGCAGCAGAGGAAGCGCATCGCTGACGTGTTGAACGGGCTGATGAAGGACCTCAGCGAGTTCAGCGCCATCGTCGGCAACGGAGAAATCAAGCTC ccggTGGAGATCAGCGGGGCGATCGAGGAGGAGTTCACTGTGGCGCGGCTGTACATCAGTAAGATCAAGTCGGAGGTGAAGTCGATGGTGAAGCGCTGCAGACAGCTGGAGAACATGCAGCTGGAGTGTCATCGCAAGATGGAGGAAACCAGCCGAGAGCTGTCCTCCTGCCAGCTGCTCAtctctcag CACGAGGCAAAGATCCGCTCTCTCACAGAATACATGCAGAACGTGGAGCATAGAAAGCGCCAGCTGGAGGATAGTTATGACGCTCTCAGTGAAGAATTCTTCATGCTGCAGAACTCAG AGAGTCACATGGCAGAAGTGGATGGAGGAGAGAAGGCTGACAGAGAGACTGATGGGAAA aaGGCCGCTCGTCCAGCTCTACACGCAGAGTCTCGTCAGACGCAGCTCAGCCGCCTGCGGGATGAAATCAACGAGAAGCAGCGCCTCATTGACGAGCTTACTGA TAAGAACCAGgctctggagctggagctggcTCACGTGCGGTCCAGTCTCAGTCACCTGAAGCGGCAGGACGACACCAAGAGCGCCTGCCTGGAGCAGCTGTC GTTTCAGCAGGAGAGGAACGAGCAGTCCAAACAGGATCTCAAGCGTCTGGAGGACACTGTT GCCCGTGAACTCCAGACCCTCCACAACCTGCGCAAGCTGTTCGTTCAAGACCTCACGACTCGGGTTAAAAAA AGTACAGAAACTGGACCTGATGATAGTGGGGGGTCTAACACTCAGAAACAGAAGATTTCCTTTCTTGAGAACAACCTGGATCAGCTTACAAAGGTTCATAAACAG CTGGTACGTGATAATGCAGATCTGCGGTGTGAGCTTCCGAAGCTGGAGAAGCGTCTTCGTTCTACGGCTGAGCGTGTTCGGGCGCTGGAGACAGCACTGAAGGACGCTAAACAGGGCGCTATGAACGACCGCCGGCGCTACCAGCAGGAAGTGGAGCGCATCCGTGACGCCATGCGCCTGCGCGGTCCTCCGCGCCGATCCAACGCCGCTCTGATCG CTAAACCAGTGAGAGCCGGACACCATGTGTCAGCCTCGTCTCCCAGCAGCTTCTGCTACACCTCCACGCGTGCGACCAAACCTGCCACGTCCTACAGCAACGCTCTCTTCCAGCAAGAGGAACAGGCTGCGCTTCAGAAGACCAACAC TGTCGGATACAGCACTGTGAGATCCACAGACGTACTGAGCTCCTGTCCGCTCGACGTGGAGAacg GAAACAGTACAGATATTAATGATAACAG GAGCGATGTTCACTGTGGCAGCATGGTGGACGATGCTTCACAAATCTACATCATGCAACAGCAGACTGCAGCCAGTTAA